The genomic stretch TCCCAAGTGTTATCGCTCAAGTACCTCACACAGGTTGACAACATACATCCCAAATGGACAACCGACACACTGGCAAAACACAATCCTaacttaagaggggcaacatcaatGCATCTCTCCGACATCTCGAGAACAATCGTTACAACTCCCACCACGGGAGAGTCAACATCAATGCAGGAACCCGACTCGCCACAATTATATCTGAGATTACATTCCCACTTAAAAGCATCCTGGAGACATTACCCATGTTCGATACATATGCCAATGACAACATCATCAACCATACATCATTTAAACatcatttcatgtacataatttatcacaCAAAATTTAATGCACATACAGAAACATCATTTAAACatcatttcatgtacataatttatcgcacaaaattcaatgcacatgcaaaaaacgtttagggacgaacccATATGAAATCAACCATCACAAGTTAAAACCATTCACAcatatcaaaacatattttgctTGTAATCACATCAAGTTTAGGGTAAGACCCTCATAAACAAGGTTTTTGGGTttagaacactcacaataaaccattcacatataacaaaaccatttttcaaGTTAGAACTACTCACAAGAAATCAAGTTTTCCGTCAGGAACTCTCACCTTTAGACGCAACTCaaattttctcgaaaagcgtgcaccacctcgatttacgtgccaacctcaaacttCGCACAAGTCGCTTCACCTTAAGCCGCAAGGCATCCTATTCATCATCTCATCCATTAAAAATCCATTTCCCTTAATTTCgtctcattttcttcattttcctcccatttttctttactattccaaaataaatatttcttcaaacccttttccaaatatttttgcacaataattcctaaaataattttctaggaataatacaaaaaaataagaaaataactcACTTGCACGCGCCCCCACGCCTGCTGTGAGTGAAATCCGGCGAGTCGATTTGCTTCACGCGCCAGTCATCTTTCCCGGCTCCGGCACACCAATGACGGGAGATCTCTACACCTCGATGATGCCCTCCTCTAGTCGATCCTAATGGAGTAGCTTGATGCCTTAAATGAGCACCAGAGGTACCTCAACTGGCCGGCCAAGGTCTCTGCCGAGACCACCGTCTCCCAACTCTAGCCAAGATCGAAACCCACCCAAACCGACACCAAAATAAACGAAATGCTCCAGAAACCTTCCTTACCTCATGGGCATCAAAAGTCCTATGGTCTCATCCCTCAATTCGATTGCTAACACCCTCGATTTTGAGCTTCAAAGTGCAAAAACCCTCAGCCAGAATACCTACTATTTATAACCGAATTGGAGCTCGAAATGGTCATGGGTGCTCGACCCAATGCCTCAAGCTTCTCAAACACCTCTTGGGTGACCCAAAAATGTCGACAACCGACCTCGAATGGTTGATTGCAGGTTCGACATTGGCGACCAAACCGCAGccgatttcttcaaaaatttggcCACCTCGAGCTCgccgactatccttacttgatccTTGAGCCTTCCCCGACCATTCCCTCGAGATCCCTTTGGTCAGAAATGCCGATTGATGGCTGGCAACctgctggtcggccatggctattttgcaatttttagaaattgcaCTATTGCCCCTCCAACTTTGACTTATTGCATTTTGCCCCTTCTCATCAACCCCTGAACTTTCTATTATTTCCATTAAGATCCTCAAGTTCCAAAATCCTCATTTCATCCCCAAATATCCTGAAAATTCGTCCTTTAAACCTCTATTgagcaattttaagaaattacacttaggcccaaatttTTGTTTTGACTGCAAACTCTCCCGAATACACCCGAAATCGCGCAATGGTTGTTCTACTTACAAAATCAAGATCTCTCAAGGGTTCCGTTGACATTTCGGAAGTCTCTcacgataattcgatttttcggcctaaTCCAaaactgtatcgaaaactgttttcaatccaatttcttccaatgctaaaaatcacttattgcattgttcattaatactatattattttcatttgatATCTAAGCTTCAGGGCACTCCATTCAGTCGATTCGGCGACTTATTTCACTATCAACCcacttttcagtattttaatttCACTTAAATGACGTGGCAGCCTTATGCCGAAATGAGGTCTTACATGCTTTGTGTAACGTTCTTGTACACAAAATCCTAttgttctcttatgtgaaattatgttgcatatatgaaatgtattttctaAAACTATATATTGTTGGCTTTCAactgttgtattttttaaattcgcgtggccatactattgtacatATTTGTTATTGCCCGAGGGAAAAAGTCTAGATAACCCTCGAGAGGTGTTGTGAGTGGGCCATTGAGAAAACTCTCGTGGGGAAGATTGTGACTTCGAAGGACGACGGGTGTGGTACTTGCATGAGCCCTATGAGATCGAGttgaggtgacatggttagggacctcccgagaggcgctatgcatgcgctgttaagaaagctctcgttgaaagaggctgacgtgttcataAGGCACTTCAAAATAGTTCTCGttgtttcctcatacattttatatctatttatgcatttatataaactgttttagAGTTCtcattagaagattcatcttctaattagactatatccctggaatattcaaacattccaagttCGACAAGGGActctaagggaaaagagatggctgaagaataagcttgtTTTGCTGTTTGTAGCATCTTTTAGCATATCTTTAAGTATGTATAAGAAATTCAATTGATGCAAACCTTAGTacgttttggttatgtttgaggCGTTTGGTTATCGCTTTCAAAATATGGTATCCATGTAAtctattttgtagacgtcttgaataatttcctatatgataaataaaacattatggTTGTGTATCATATcaagttcgatctagcttccgcatttataataatatcacaTGTCTTAGCTATTTTGATCATTGGGTTTAATAGGTTGAAAATGTGAGATTGAGATTTTTAGGAATTGTATGTTGTTTATCCGTGGATgtgttgtgaaaaaaaaaaaaaagaattcctgAAATcataagttataacatgcctgaaaaatttggggtgttacaatatgcattaacaaacacatagaaagaaaaagtacaattattagtgaattcaaaaaatttaacaaacaatctgatagaaatcttgaaatgcttcataactttatcttaatcattctATATCTTAATCCAAcaagcatttcaaacctatcttgatgcctcttattttgtttattttaacaaacacccatttggaatgatcaagataactTTAAGaagcattttaagatttttatcaaactgtttattaaattttttggaatgcacTGAAGGACGTATGCATTATTTTTTCGTATTTGTAAGGTCTAAGACATACTTATTTGGAGGGATAGAGAGATGAGCATATCTAGAAAATGCCAGATAAGAAgtgatgtgattttttttaaaaagtcatcaaataaatttaacaaatatattgaaaatgacaaaagttTAGAATGTTAACACATTGAAAACGAAAaaagtttagaatattttttatatattatattttttaatttatatcttaattaacaaacattaccttCGTAAAAGTTATTGTCGTAGACCttgaattttggttttataattttaaatatattagacTTTTAACCAATTTTTTGGGTGGGGGTGTTGAATGAAAAGAAGCCGTAATTTACGGGGTTCATGTGCAGTTAGGtcgaatttaaattaaaaccaCGACAGATAGGGTTTTCGGTCTGCAGGCGTGTATAACTTGTTCGGTTTCATGCTATTGTCCCTCTCTCAACTTCAGAGGCTGCAAAAGAATCTTGACTGGAAGCAGACGGCTTTCTCTTCCGCTCTCCTCCGCCGGAAGCTGCCGCCTGAACAACCCTGAGCCTGTGCAACCACCGAGCCGTCAAACGGAGAGATGGGTGGTAATGCAACAACAGGGGAAGAGGAAAAGCAGGGCAGCAAAACAGTGTCATCTGATCTCAGCGATTACACGATCATCAAGGAAGGAGATGCTGAGATTCTAATGCACGCCAAGAACGAAGTCTTTTACAACAAAACCCAGGTCTTCATACGTTTGATTCTCCtggctgtttttttttttcttttctttttttgtactTGTCTTTCACTGGAGGGACGTCTGCGATTTTTTACTGTCTGAGGCTTGAATTTGTGGATTCATTTCAGGACTGGATTGGTTGGTTATTGCTTGAGTCTTGTAATGTACTGAATTTCGTTGAAGCTTGAAGTTTCTAAGTTGTATTTGCTAATTTTGGTTTTTGATAGGTTACGCTGTTGGATGTGATTGTTGTGTTATAACTCTTTCTGGATTACTTTGGGCTGTACAAGACCAATTGGTGGGGTTCTGACTATCTTTTTTGGGTTCTTAAGATTGATGGGTTCTGGGAAGTTGTTAGAATTGGAAAGGTCTGCAAAATTTCCCCTTTCTGTATTTTCTTGGCTGAACTACAGAAACCATTTTTATTTCAGTCACTTTCCATTTGATGATTGGATCTTCTATTATGTACCGAGATATATTGTTGTGATCCACTCTAGTACCTAAAGTGGGAAGTCTAGGGAGCATACTCCTTGTCCTCGATGCTGGCCCTTTTCTTTTTGAGGACATTGGACTGGAGGCTTTAATTAAGGTATAAGTACAACCAATCCATACAAGTAGAGTTACTCTCCTCAGTTCAGCACTGAGTTAACTTTCCATTCCAACGGTGGAGTAAGGATATCAAAAAACAAGGGAATCCCAGGATGTATTTGGCTAAAGTGATTAGCATAATAGCTATAAGCCCGTAAGCAATCTCTTGAACTAAGCTAGCGTATTATTAATGAGAAGTTcatgtttgttaaatttcttaagtAGTTGCTATGTAATGGAATTGGAAGCTAAGTTTACTATATATGTCTAGTTCTGGCAAAAACTTCattgtgctttttttttttttttccttttattttaatGTATGCTATGACTTTTGTATATGAAAACCTTGGTCGCTTCTTGTATGCCTTTTATGAATTGCCTGTTGTGAAACCATGAAAAAAATTGTGGTTCAAACTGCCCCTATAGACCATGATTTCCTTAGAACcatttctttgaagctttagaGTGAGGGACAATCTGGACTACTCTTTCCCCGTGCTGTATTTTCGTGCATGAACTGTAAAGTTTTCTGCTCATTTTTATTAAAGCGGTAGTCCTCTTTTTGGGTATAcctatattaatttttcttttggctTGCCAAGCTCTGCAATAAGGTTTTTCCAGACATCCTACAGGTTATTTCCACAATAAGACAACATTGAGGCAGTCCTCTTACTAGTTTAGAACAGTAGaactaaatttaaaacaagAGTAACATTCACTTTCCTGCTCATTTTTATTAAAGCTGAAGTCTCTTTTAGATATACCTTTATTGAGGTTCAGGCTCTGGCTTtggcttgttgagtcttgctaTAAGGTTTTCCAGACACTCCACAGGACATTTCAACAATAAGATGGCATTGAGGCTCCTCTTACTACTTTAGAGGCTTGGGACTATAATTGAAACAGGAATAAATTAACTGGATTACTCTTTTAGTTCTTGGAAGGATGCTATAGAGTACAGGTTCTACCATCACCATGAGTACTGCTCCTCCTTTCTCTCACATCTTGTAGCTAGCAAGAAGGGGTTGCATGGGCACTCACAGCCTCTTTTCCCCATCAATTGTGTTTAGAATGAATGAACACATTATTCTTCCAAGATGATTCTTGTTATCTCTTGAACAAGGCTTATTGAGTTGAGAGAAGAGGTTGAATATTTCTTTCCTGCAGCACATACCTGAGGAAAACATCCTTGGGTAGAATCACACTATTCCTGACTTGGCAGTAGAATTTGAAACTCACTAAACAAATGAGGTGCGAGAATACAACTAACTGGAAACTATATCAATAGTAAAAGGGTAAAACATTATCCATAAAAGAGAAGTGGAAGaaatattgatatttgtttCATGAAAGGCATTCTAACAACTGCcatacatttcatttactttGTGTTACATGCTTCTTGATCTGATCACATTCTAGGATGAGTTATTAGTTTGTATTTTGACTTCTCTGTACTCCTGAATTTTGTAATTTCTGAACATATCTCTAGCTCTAGGATTTgcagaaggaaaagaaaacggAAAGGGGAAAAAATGGATTGAtgccccttttttttattttatctaatggTTGAActagaagagaagaagaacatggGTGTATGTTGTCCAAAGAATGACGTTTTTATATTGATTATCCATAAAATATATGCTATAAGTGATTTTTTCCTCTCATGTGACAAATCCTAGTCCCAGTCATAGCTTAAAGGAATTCTGACTTTTTACATGTCAAGATATGCAAGTAGTacaaatttttttgacaatataTTCTCAAGTTAACCATGAAATAGTGGTAGAATTATTGAAACTGCAATTAAGGTGGATGATGTCATTTTAACTGAGATCAAACTGCACTGTCTCACCAGCATTGGGTACCTGTTTATTCTTATTGTTTCTTCATCTCATAAGACTTGTCTTGTTGAAGGATGAAGTTAAAGGAGTGGTTTGGCTTGTTATGACACATAGGCCGAGCTTAATTTTTACTGTAAAACCAACATATTTAGAATTGCAGTGTgtagaatataaaaaatgttatattgGGTATTTGTTTGGGATTGTTAGCATCTAAATTGATACATGATACTTTCTGCTTCCAAGTTCAATATGTTGGGTTTTTTGCATGGAAGATTAGCTCTAGAAGTTGAAGAGAAGAACCGGTTTAGAATGAAGATATTTTTCTGACTGTTTTTATTCTAAGTTAGATTAGATaacttagttattttattatgaggGGTATGTTGGTCTTTTGTAGAGGCTAAGTATTTTAAATCCCTTGTAATTGCTGCCTccctatagtttataaataggaggcgagtGCTAGCAGTCGGATATAACATTCTCATTCATTCTGATTGTTCTCCAGATGTAAGTGATGCTGTCAAGATagcgagagagagggggaaagGCTTTGAGATAAAATTAGTCTTTGTATTCTCTTGAGAGTGCAGCGAACTTGTGTGAGGGAGAGTAAGAGAGGTTCTTGTATCTTGTTTCAActggtttctagtggatttattCTCGGagagaaggctggatgtaggattgcttcAAAGcagtccgaaccaggataattcttTGCCTCTTTGATGGTTTGGTTGTTCTAATCTTTTCATTTACTTTCTGCTTTACAATTGCTGTTCATATATTCTGTTAGTATCTTGATTTTCGGGTAAGGAGTGTTGAGAGATTGGCAAATCTAAGTCTTGAATaagtttctaagagctcctaatcataacaCAATATGTTCAGAGCCTTATATCAGACTAGCTGCATTCTCTTATTCCCCAGTTTGGTTTGCTGCATTGTGTTTATACTGTGTTTTTGATACTTATTTGTCCTGCATAAGCATATTATACAGTAtcattttatgttgtttttcaCATTGGAGATCTTCTCAAGTTACCACTCAAACTTCAGCTGGAATCTATAGCTAGCAACTGTGTTTTTATTGATTAGGAGTCTGACTTGAAACTTTATGGTACCAGGTTAACAACAGGGACATGTCTATTGCTGTTCTGAGGACATTTATATCCAAACGTAAACAGGAACATGAAACAATGCTGTACAGAAGAACAAAAGCAGCCCATAAGGTATTGGGCGAAAATGCTTCTGAATTGGAAGTACGTACAGAATCACATATGGACAATGAGAAATCTAATGGAAAACATGAAGAGTCAGAAGTGGTTTCTCAAGATGAACCTTGTAGCATCTCTGAAGAACCAGTTGAATTTCCTGAAGTAAAAGGACGAGGAGAGTTGAAGCCACCACGAGTACTTGAGGTTTTGTTCAAAATCTTATAACactataaatttgttatttattctATGTCacattaaatttgtttttaatgggGAAAATTTCAGGTTATACTGTCCATTTGTCTTTTtaagaattacacaatttttgttgtttgttagGCATTGTCAGCTTCTGGCTTAAGAGCACTAAGATATGCACGTGAAGTAGAAGGGATAGGCCAAGTTGTGGCCCTGGACAATGATAAAGGTAATTTGTGTTGCTATCAGGGTCTACTGTTTCATGCTTTACTACCAAATCATTCAGAAACATCTGTGTTGTGTGACTTATGAAAGAAACTACTACTTTTGATACACTCTACCACTTGCATATGCTTAGTGATTAATTTGATAGgttttcaataattattttacatcaCAAAATTTGTTTCCTGCTTGCATATGCTTACTGGTGAATTTTCTGTGTTTTCAGAAATTGTTTTATGTTGTCTGCCTCTTTTTCAGTGTCCGTTGAAGCATGCAGgagaaacataaaatttaatggTTCAGTGGCATGTGCAAAGGTGGAGTCACACCTTGCTGATGCTCGAGTTTTTATGCTCACCCACCCAAAGGAATTTGATGTGGTATGTTTTATACTTCTTATCTTGTATCTCACTTATTTTTATAGGTAGGTGACACTCCACATGTGGATGTATTCCCTTAAATAagcatttcttttctttataatttgtaaaaaatgCAGAAGAACAGATATTTCTGTTTCTTGTGGTCTTAAATTAAGGGAATTGGTTTCAGTTTTCTGGTTACTCTGGATTATGGATATCACTCAGCTTTCCTGTTGTTTTGATCTTGGGAAAAAGGCCACTGAGGGCATATTAACTTGTACTTTGTACAGTGAGCCCATGTTAATGCTTCTGCTATTTGTGTTTTAGGTTGATCTCGATCCTTATGGTTCACCATCTGTGTTTCTGGACTCTGCCATTCAGTCCGTCTGCGATGGAGGCATGTTGATGTGCACAGCAACTGATATGGCAGTGCTATGTGGGGGTAATGGGGAGGTTTGCTATTCCAAGTAAGGTTTTACTCTTCCCACTCCTTTAGCAGGAGCTTTTGATTTTTAGGCTTATCTAATACAGCTTGTGGAATTTAGATATGGCTCATACCCGTTGAGAGGGAAATATTGTCATGAAATGGCGTTGAGGATCCTCCTTGCTTGCATTGAGGTACTTCCTCTATGGTCCTCTTTTATctttgacatttaaaattacatattatGTACATGTAATACTTAGGATTTTGTCAGAAGGAGATGGATCAAAAGAAAGGAATAATTTTGTCCTGGTTATATTGCCTATGGTTTCTTCTGCCACTGATGTTCAAATTTTGGAACTCCATAATTCACTCActatttttatcttcttcttgctctCATCTATCCATTGGGGTGTTTATTAGTGGCAACTATATTTTGAAAACGTTATTCATTTCTTAAATGCAGAGTCATGCAAATCGTTACAAGCGGTACATTATTCCAGTGCTGTCAGTTCAAATGGACTTTTATGTTCGGGTTTTTGTTCGAATATATACGTGAGTCACTTATTACTGTTTTCTTTTTGCA from Diospyros lotus cultivar Yz01 chromosome 9, ASM1463336v1, whole genome shotgun sequence encodes the following:
- the LOC127810054 gene encoding probable tRNA (guanine(26)-N(2))-dimethyltransferase 2 isoform X1 gives rise to the protein MGGNATTGEEEKQGSKTVSSDLSDYTIIKEGDAEILMHAKNEVFYNKTQVNNRDMSIAVLRTFISKRKQEHETMLYRRTKAAHKVLGENASELEVRTESHMDNEKSNGKHEESEVVSQDEPCSISEEPVEFPEVKGRGELKPPRVLEALSASGLRALRYAREVEGIGQVVALDNDKVSVEACRRNIKFNGSVACAKVESHLADARVFMLTHPKEFDVVDLDPYGSPSVFLDSAIQSVCDGGMLMCTATDMAVLCGGNGEVCYSKYGSYPLRGKYCHEMALRILLACIESHANRYKRYIIPVLSVQMDFYVRVFVRIYTSASAMKNTPLKLSYVYQCTGCDSFHLQPLGRTVSKNNSLRYLPGFGPVVPQECSDCGKKFNMGGPIWSAPIHDQEWVTSTLADVKSMKDRYPAYDRISAVLTTISEELPDVPLFLSLHNLCATLKCTSPSAVIFRSAVINAGYRISGTHVNPLGLKTDAPMDVIWDIMRCWIKNHPVKAQPSDQAGSVILAKEPVLAANFARAVASLSKAQAKKIARFLPNPERHWGPKLRAGRQITSKHVSLLGPKALNGTNDHEDGDEPEAKRKKTEDHLGPPSIP